The proteins below are encoded in one region of Corynebacterium sphenisci DSM 44792:
- a CDS encoding aconitate hydratase, which translates to MTDSKNSFNAKSTLDVGGKSYDYFRIEAVPGMEKLPYALKVLGENLLRNEDGKNTTEDHINAVANWDPKAEPSIEIQFTPARVIMQDFTGVACVVDLATMREAVKTLGGDPDKVNPLNPAEMVIDHSVIIEAFGDSDALETNVNIEYQRNDERYRFLRWGTGAFSNFRVVPPGTGIVHQVNIEYLARTVFDKDGLAYPDTCVGTDSHTTMENGLGILGWGVGGIEAEAAMLGQPISMLIPRVVGFKLTGDIPVGVTATDVVLTITDMLRQHGVVGKFVEFYGAGVSKLPLANRATIGNMSPEFGSTAAIFPIDAETVKYLRLTGRSEESLALVEAYAKAQGMWLDENTPEAEYSEYLELDLSTVVPSIAGPKRPQDRIELTDAKAQFRKDLHNYVSLPDAPAGEAKMAAEGGAPNQGEDVSATKTPAPAADAKGQVPSAAAGAEGRPSNPIRVNYNGQDMELDHGMVGIASITSCTNTSNPSVMVGAALLARNAADKGLKSKPWVKTSMAPGSQVVTGYYEKAGLWPALEAMGFYLVGYGCTTCIGNSGPLPEEISAGINEGDLAATAVLSGNRNFEGRINPDIKMNYLASPILVIAYAIAGTMDFDFETDPLGQDTEGNDVFLRDIWPSAEEIEKVIEECITSELYDEDYADVFAGDHRWQSLPTPEGKTFAWDDKSSYIRKAPYFDEMEMEPEPVEDIAGARVLALLGDSVTTDHISPASSIKPGTPAAQYLDSMGVARKDYNSLGARRGNHEVMVRGTFANIRLQNQLLDGVSGGYTRDFTQEGAPQAYIYDAAQNYKAEGTPLVVLGGKEYGTGSSRDWAAKGTLLLGVKAVIAESFERIHRSNLIGMGVIPLQFPEGESWKSLGIEGAETFDISGIEELNDGGIPETVKVKATKESGETIEFDAKVRIDTPGEADYYRHGGILQFVLRNMIRG; encoded by the coding sequence GTGACTGACAGCAAGAACTCCTTCAACGCCAAGAGCACCCTCGACGTCGGCGGGAAGTCCTACGACTACTTCCGCATCGAGGCCGTGCCCGGCATGGAGAAGCTGCCCTACGCGCTGAAGGTTCTCGGCGAGAACCTGCTGCGCAACGAGGACGGCAAGAACACCACCGAGGATCACATCAACGCGGTCGCGAACTGGGATCCCAAGGCGGAGCCGTCCATCGAAATCCAGTTCACGCCGGCCCGCGTGATCATGCAGGACTTCACCGGCGTGGCCTGCGTGGTCGACCTGGCCACCATGCGCGAGGCCGTGAAGACCCTCGGCGGCGACCCGGACAAGGTCAACCCGCTCAACCCGGCCGAGATGGTCATCGACCACTCGGTCATCATCGAGGCCTTCGGCGACTCCGACGCCCTCGAGACCAACGTCAACATCGAGTACCAGCGCAATGACGAGCGGTACCGCTTCCTGCGCTGGGGCACCGGCGCCTTCTCCAACTTCCGCGTGGTCCCCCCGGGAACCGGCATCGTGCACCAGGTCAACATCGAGTACCTGGCCCGCACCGTCTTCGACAAGGACGGCCTGGCCTACCCGGACACCTGCGTGGGCACCGACTCCCACACCACCATGGAGAACGGCCTGGGCATCCTGGGCTGGGGCGTCGGCGGCATCGAGGCCGAGGCCGCGATGCTCGGCCAGCCGATCTCCATGCTGATCCCGCGCGTGGTCGGCTTCAAGCTCACCGGCGACATCCCGGTGGGCGTCACCGCCACCGACGTGGTGCTCACCATCACCGACATGCTCCGCCAGCACGGCGTGGTCGGCAAGTTCGTCGAGTTCTACGGCGCCGGCGTGTCCAAGCTGCCCCTGGCCAACCGCGCCACCATCGGCAACATGAGCCCCGAGTTCGGCTCCACCGCGGCGATCTTCCCGATCGACGCGGAGACCGTCAAGTACCTGCGCCTGACCGGCCGCTCCGAGGAGTCCCTCGCCCTGGTGGAGGCCTACGCCAAGGCCCAGGGCATGTGGCTCGACGAGAATACCCCGGAGGCCGAGTACTCCGAGTACCTCGAGCTGGACCTGTCCACCGTGGTGCCCTCCATCGCCGGCCCGAAGCGGCCGCAGGACCGGATCGAGCTCACCGACGCCAAGGCCCAGTTCCGCAAGGACCTGCACAACTACGTCTCCCTGCCGGACGCCCCGGCCGGCGAGGCGAAGATGGCCGCCGAGGGCGGCGCCCCGAACCAGGGCGAGGACGTCTCCGCGACGAAGACCCCCGCCCCCGCCGCGGACGCCAAGGGCCAGGTGCCCTCCGCCGCCGCCGGCGCCGAGGGCCGGCCCTCCAACCCGATCCGGGTCAACTACAACGGGCAGGACATGGAGCTCGACCACGGCATGGTCGGCATCGCCTCCATCACCTCCTGCACCAACACCTCGAACCCGTCGGTGATGGTCGGCGCCGCGCTGCTGGCCCGTAACGCCGCGGACAAGGGCCTGAAGTCCAAGCCGTGGGTGAAGACCTCCATGGCCCCGGGCTCCCAGGTGGTCACCGGCTACTACGAGAAGGCCGGGCTGTGGCCCGCCCTGGAGGCCATGGGCTTCTACCTCGTCGGCTACGGCTGCACCACCTGCATCGGCAACTCCGGCCCGCTGCCGGAGGAGATCTCCGCCGGCATCAACGAGGGCGACCTCGCCGCCACCGCGGTGCTCTCCGGCAACCGCAACTTCGAGGGCCGGATCAACCCGGACATCAAGATGAACTACCTGGCGTCGCCGATTCTGGTGATCGCCTACGCCATCGCCGGCACGATGGACTTCGACTTCGAGACCGACCCGCTGGGCCAGGACACCGAGGGCAACGACGTGTTCCTGCGGGACATCTGGCCCTCCGCGGAGGAGATCGAGAAGGTCATCGAGGAGTGCATCACCTCCGAGCTCTACGACGAGGACTACGCCGACGTCTTCGCCGGCGACCACCGCTGGCAGTCCCTGCCCACCCCGGAGGGCAAGACCTTCGCCTGGGACGACAAGTCCTCCTACATCCGCAAGGCGCCCTACTTCGACGAGATGGAGATGGAGCCGGAGCCGGTGGAGGACATCGCCGGCGCCCGGGTGCTGGCGCTGCTCGGGGACTCGGTCACCACCGACCACATCTCCCCGGCGTCCTCCATCAAGCCGGGCACCCCGGCCGCCCAGTACCTCGACTCCATGGGCGTGGCGCGCAAGGACTACAACTCCCTGGGCGCCCGCCGCGGCAACCACGAGGTGATGGTGCGCGGCACCTTCGCCAACATCCGGCTGCAGAACCAGCTGCTGGACGGGGTCTCCGGCGGCTACACCCGGGACTTCACCCAGGAGGGCGCGCCGCAGGCGTACATCTACGACGCGGCCCAGAACTACAAGGCCGAGGGCACCCCCCTGGTCGTGCTGGGCGGCAAGGAGTACGGCACCGGCTCCTCGCGTGACTGGGCCGCCAAGGGCACCCTGCTGCTGGGCGTGAAGGCCGTCATCGCCGAGTCCTTCGAGCGGATCCACCGCTCGAACCTCATCGGCATGGGCGTCATCCCGCTGCAGTTCCCCGAGGGCGAGTCCTGGAAGTCGCTGGGCATCGAGGGCGCGGAGACCTTCGACATCAGCGGCATCGAGGAGCTCAACGACGGCGGGATCCCCGAGACGGTCAAGGTCAAGGCCACCAAGGAGTCCGGCGAGACCATCGAGTTCGACGCGAAGGTCCGCATCGACACCCCCGGTGAGGCCGACTACTACCGCCACGGCGGCATCCTGCAGTTCGTGCTCCGCAACATGATCCGCG
- a CDS encoding DUF6676 family protein, with protein MHAATPAIDLAAIRAELAADGIAAANPELEAALRPVVDSAADRGVPELRVVVIDDVLPVASQAHDIANKLVDDLGGTVVVRSPLAGGSSSTELPRAALSAGEYDMMSTPDYPEGLDAFVEAAAGHHIPWSEINYAMAAVVLALAILLPTVWWLRARAAARRGAAGTRR; from the coding sequence GTGCACGCCGCAACCCCCGCCATCGACCTGGCGGCGATCCGGGCGGAGCTCGCCGCCGACGGCATCGCCGCCGCGAACCCGGAGCTGGAGGCGGCGCTGCGCCCGGTGGTGGACTCCGCCGCCGATCGCGGCGTCCCGGAGCTGCGGGTGGTGGTCATCGACGATGTGCTGCCGGTGGCCTCCCAGGCCCATGACATCGCGAACAAGCTGGTGGACGACCTCGGCGGCACCGTGGTGGTGCGCTCCCCGCTGGCCGGCGGCTCCTCCTCGACGGAGCTGCCGCGCGCGGCGCTGTCCGCCGGGGAGTACGACATGATGAGCACCCCGGACTACCCGGAGGGCCTGGACGCCTTCGTCGAGGCCGCCGCCGGGCACCACATCCCCTGGTCGGAGATCAACTACGCGATGGCCGCGGTGGTGCTGGCGCTGGCGATCCTCCTGCCGACGGTGTGGTGGCTGCGCGCCCGCGCCGCGGCCCGCCGGGGCGCCGCCGGCACCCGCCGGTGA